A DNA window from Candidatus Tanganyikabacteria bacterium contains the following coding sequences:
- a CDS encoding DUF433 domain-containing protein: MAYMRITIEPEKCGGVPCIRGLRVPVATVVSMVAEGMTTDAILEAYPYLEADDIREALNFAADAVAEREMPIIEAS, from the coding sequence ATGGCGTACATGCGGATCACCATTGAGCCGGAGAAATGTGGCGGAGTGCCATGCATCCGCGGGTTGCGAGTGCCGGTCGCGACGGTCGTGAGCATGGTTGCGGAAGGTATGACCACCGACGCCATCTTGGAGGCCTACCCGTATCTGGAGGCCGACGACATCCGGGAGGCGCTGAACTTCGCGGCTGATGCCGTTGCCGAGCGGGAGATGCCGATCATCGAGGCGTCTTGA
- a CDS encoding DUF5615 family PIN-like protein, which produces MRFLLDASLSPKLGAGLAAAGHDAIHVANLGMASADDGQVMDLAQRESRILLAADSDFGKLLLMSGAMVPSVILFRRPHHEGSMQLAILLSNLERLEADLAAGAFITIRAGRIRVRKLPLRS; this is translated from the coding sequence TTGAGGTTCCTCCTCGACGCGTCGCTTTCCCCGAAACTCGGCGCCGGCTTGGCGGCGGCGGGGCACGACGCCATCCACGTCGCCAATCTCGGCATGGCGTCCGCGGACGACGGGCAGGTGATGGACCTTGCGCAGCGCGAGTCCAGGATCTTGCTCGCCGCCGACTCCGATTTCGGGAAGCTACTATTGATGTCGGGTGCGATGGTCCCGTCCGTAATACTCTTCCGCCGCCCGCACCACGAGGGGTCGATGCAACTGGCGATATTACTGTCGAACCTGGAGCGACTGGAGGCCGACCTAGCAGCGGGCGCGTTCATCACGATCCGGGCCGGGCGCATCCGGGTTCGAAAGTTGCCGCTACGGTCCTGA